In Natrinema amylolyticum, the DNA window GAGGACGCGGTCGCCGACGACGTCGACGCGGTGATCCACGCCGGCGACCTCTTTCACGATCGGCGGCCGGATTTGGTCGATCTGCAGGGAACCGTCGACATCCTCCGGACGCTCTCCGACGCCGACATCCCCTTTCTCGCCGTCGTCGGCAACCACGAATCGAAACGCGACGCCCAGTGGCTCGACCTCTTCGCGGATCTCGGACTGGCGACGCGACTGGGCGCCGATCCGATCGTCGTCGACGACGTCGCCTTCTATGGACTCGACTTCGTCCCCCGCTCGCGCCGGGAGGATCTCACTTACGACTTCGACGCGGTGCCCGCCGACGCCGATCACGCGAGTCTGGTGAGCCACGGCCTCTTCGAGCCCTTCGCACACGCCGACTGGGACACCGAGACCGTCCTCGCGGAGTCGACGGTCGACTTCGACGCCGTCCTGTTGGGGGACAACCACAAACCGGACACCGTGGAGGTGCTCGACACCTGGGTCACCTACTGCGGGTCGACCGAGCGCGCGAGCGCCAGCGAACGCGAGGACAGGGGGTACAACCTCGTCGACTTCGAGGCCGACGGCGCGGTCGGCATCAGCCGCCGCGGCCTCTCCTCGACCCGCGAGTTCGTCTTCGTCGACGTCGAACTCGAGGAAGACGAGGGGATCGACCGCGTTCAGGAGCGGGTCCGCCAGCACGAGCTCGCGGACGCGGTCGTCATCGTCACCGTCGAGGGCGAGGGCCGTCCGATCGCCCCGGCGGCCATCGAGGAACTCGCGATCGACCGCGGTGCGCTCGTCGCCCGCGTCAACGACCGCCGGGAGCTCCCCGACGAGGACGAGGACGTGTCGGTCAGTTTCGCCAACCCGGACGACGCCGTCCGCGAGCGAGTGCGCGAGATGGGACTCAGCAACGCTGCCCTCGAGATCGACGAGACCGTCCGGAGCGGAGACCTCGCCGATTCGAACGTCCGCGACTCCGTCGAGCGGCGGGTTCGGGACCTCCTCGAGGACGACGAGTCGGCGTTCGAGCCCGCACCGGAGCGCGAACCGAGCGACGAGGACGTGACGACGGTCGCCGACCAACTCGCCGAGGGGACGGATTCCGCGGCCGATTCGGCGGCCGACACCGAGCCGAACGGGGCAGCGGAACCCGCTGAGACTGCGGCCAACGGCGGCGCGGACCCGGCGGATGTCGCCGACACCGAGCGGGCAGCGGCCGACGCTGACAGCGAAGAGCCGGCGGACGCCGACGATCCCGCGGACCCGACCGAGGACGACGCAGCTACCGGGTCGGCCGACGACGCCGACGATGCGGACGCCGACACCGCCTCGCTGGGTGATTTCGCGTGAGAGTCGACCGCGTTCGCCTGCTGAACTTCAAGTGCTACGGCGACGCCGACCTCACGCTCGAGCGCGGCGTCACCGTCGTCCACGGCGTCAACGGCAGCGGGAAGTCGTCGCTGCTCGAGGCCGTCTTCTTCGCGCTCTACGGCTCGAAGGCCTTGGACGAGCGCACGCTGGACGACGTGATCACGACCGGCGAGGAGGAGGCCGAGGTCGAACTCTGGTTCACTCACGACGGTCGCGAGTACCGCGTCGAGCGCCGGCTCAAACTGCGCGGCGACCGCGCGACGACGACGAAGTGCGTCCTCGAGACGCCGACCGAGACGATCGAGGGGGCTCGCGACGTTCGCCGAGAGGTGACCGAACTCCTGCGGATGGACGCCGAGGCGTTCGTCAACTGCGCGTACGTCCGCCAGGGCGAGGTCAACAAGCTCATCCACGCCTCGCCGAGCGACCGCCAGGACATGATCGACGACCTGCTCCAGCTCGGCGCGCTCGAGGACTACCGCGAGCGCGCCAGCGAGGCCCGACTCGGCGTCAAAACGGTCCTCAACGGCCAGCGAGAGGTCCTCGAGGACGTCCGCAACCAAGTCCAGCAAAAGGAGGAGAAGGACCTCCACGAGCGACTGAATAGCCTCGAGTCCCGGCGTACCGACGTCGCGGACGAGATCGAGCACTACGAAACGCAGCGCGAGCAGGCCCGGGAGACCCTCGAGACGGCCGCGGACGTCCTCGAGCGCCACGAGGAGACCCGCGAGGAGATCGCGGATCTGGCGGACGAGATCGAGGAGTTACGGTCGAAGATCAGCGAGACCGAGCGCAAGCGCGAGGACGCGAGCGACGAACTCAGCGAACTCCGAGAGCGACGCGAGGCACTCGCGGACGAACGCGCCGAGCTGCTCGAAACCGTCGACCTCGGGGACGATCCCGACGGAGAAGCGGTGCAGAGCCGCATCGCGGACCTGGAGGCTCGCGACGAGGAGCTCCGGGACGAGCTCGAGGACGTTCGCGTGACGATCACCGAAGGGACCAACGAAATCGAGCGACTCCGCGAAGAGGCAGACGATCTCGAGGCGCAGGCCGAGAGCGCTCGCGAGGAGGCCGACGAACTCGACGAGCGAATCGAGGCCGACGAGGAGACGATCGCGGACCGCGAGGCGAAACTCGAGGAACTCGACGAGGAGATCGAGGCCGCACGGGCGACGTTCGACGACGCGCCCGTAGAATTCGGCGCGGCAGCGTCTCACCTCGACGACCTCGAGACCGAACGCGAGGAGCTGGTGTCGGAGATCAACGACGTCACTGCCGACATCCGGACCGCCGAGAACGCGATCGAAGAGGGCGAACGCCTGCTCGAGGAGGGCAAGTGTCCCGAGTGCGGCCAGCCGGTCGAGGATTCGCCCCACGTCGACGTGCTGGACGAGCGCCGGGAGGAACTCGCCGATCTCGAGTCCGAGCGCGAGGGGCTCGAGGCGGAGCGTGACGATATCGACGACCGAATCGACCGCGCCGAGGGCCTCCGAGAGGCCGAACGGCGGGTCGACCGGCTCGAGGAGAACCGCGACAACATCGAACAGTTGCTCGCCGAGAAACGCGAGACCCTCGCGGACCGGCGCGATCAGTGCGACCAGCTGCGAGCCGACGCCGAGGAGTACGCGGCCGACGCCGAGGAAAAGCGATCCGCGGCGGCCGAACGCGAAGACGAGGTGGCCGACGCGCGGGCCGAACTCGGCGAGATCAACACCGAGCGCGGGGAGCTCTCGGAGACGCTCGAGTCCCTCGAACGCGTCTCGGCGATCGCCGACGAGCGGGCGAGCCTCGAGAGCGAGATCGAAACGCTTCGCGAACGACGACGTGACTGGCAGGAGATGAACGACGAGCGCCGCGAGACGCTCTCGGCGAAGCGAGACCGCAAGCGCGACCTCGAGTCGGAGTTCGACGAGGACCGCGTCGACACCGCTCGCGAGGACAAGGCGAACGCCGAGACCTACATCGAGCAGGTCGACGACAAACTCGACGAGCTCGAGGACCAGCGGACCGAGATTCAGAACGCTATCGGCGCGGTCGAGAACGAACTCGCAGAACTCGAGCGCCTCCGCGACCGCCTCGAGACCGTCGAAGATCGGTGCGACCGACTCGAGTCGCTCTACGAGGAGGCCGAGACGCTGCAGACGACGTACGGGGAGTTGCGTGCGGAACTGCGCCAGCGCAACGTCGAGACCTTAGAGCGACTGCTGAACGAGACGTTCGATCTGGTCTATCAGAACGACTCCTACGCGGCGATCGATCTCGACGGCGACTACCGATTGACCGTCTACCAGAAGGACGGCGAAGCCCTCGAGCCCGAGCAGCTGTCCGGCGGGGAACGGGCGCTGTTCAACCTCAGCCTGCGGTGTGCGATCTACCGGCTGCTCGCCGAGGGCGTCGAGGGAACGGCTCCGATGCCGCCGCTCATTCTCGACGAGCCGACGGTCTTCCTCGACTCGGGCCACGTCACCCAGCTCGTCTCGCTGGTCGAGTCGATGCGCGATCTGGGCGTCGAACAGATCGTCGTCGTCAGTCACGACGAGGAACTCGTCGGCGCGGCCGACTCGCTCGTCCGCGTCGAGAAAGACGCCACCTCGAACCGCTCGCGACTCGAGCGCGGCGAGCCGCCGGAGGCGGAACTACTCGCGTCCGACTAACGGCGCGAGTACGTCCACGGTTAGGGTGGCCGGTTCGAGTTCAGGAACCGTCTCCCGTCGTCTCGGTTCCCGATCCGATGCTCGGTCGGATCGTCTCGAGCGCCGTCTCACAGTCCTCGGTGAGCCGATAGCCGCGTTCGCCGGTGACCTCGGTTTCCTCGAGCAGCCCGGCGGCAGAGAGAACCGTGAGCCGACCGTGCAGGTCGCTCTCACAGAAGTCGTAGCCGTCGAGCAGGGTGCGAACGCCGAGCGCGCCTCGCTCCGAGAGCTCGACTAGTAGTCCGAGCGTCTCTTCATCGTGGACGTTCGTCAACAGCGTCAGAACGGGGTCACTGACGCTTCGCGCGGCCGTCTCGAGGGCGGATTCCTCGCCGACGGCCTCGAGACGGTCGTTCTGGATGTAACACTCGTTGCCGTTTTTGGGGTCGCGTACGAGACTCGCGCTATCCGATTGCTTGAGAAGCAGGTACCGTTTGCCGGTGTCGTCCTCGACTGTTTTCATGGGCTGTCGTTCGGGTCCGGTGACCGGTCTTGGGGAACGCCCCCTGAAGTAGTTTCGGCTGCATCGGCCGACCGCGATTCGGTCGGTCCCGCGTCGGCCTCTGTCCCGCCGTCGGTGCCGGTATCGATCGCAGTGTCGGTGCCGTCGCCGGTATCGGGCTCGTCCGCCGTGTCAGCGCCGCCGTCCCGCTGGAACTGCCCGTATCGTCGACCGGCGAATCCGAACAGGACGACTCCGGCGGCGACGAGGACGCCGCCGCGGAGCAGTTCCCCCTCGAATACGATCAGTAACAGCCCGAGTGACGCGACCAGCACGGCGGCGTTGAGGACCAATACCAGCGCCCAGAAGGTCTGGAGAACGTCGCTGGGAACGTCTGTCTCGGCGGTGGAAACGGTGGGCGGATCGATCGCGTCCGCCAAGTCGCTCAGATCGTCGTCCGGACCGTCGTCCCCCGTCGACACCTGCGGGACCGTGAGCCCGTCGCTCTCGGCATCGTAGAGGTCCTCTTCGGGGTCCCACTCCTCGGGTTCGTTCTCGGTCCGGTCGAATACCACATGCGGGACGATGCTCAGCGAGCGGAAAAACGTTCGCTTCGCGAGTGCCCTCAGGCCAGGTCCTCGAGCGTGAGCGTTCGGGAGGTCTCGACCCACGCGAGCGGGTTCTGGGCGTCGTAGAAGACGATACCGTCTTCGGTCTCGTAGGATTCGATCGTTGCGGTCCCCGCGGGTTCGCTACTCGGCTCGCTCCGATCCGTCGCGTCGTCGTTCACATGGGTGGACACATCGATCACCTGATCTCATGCTATGTGTTACCACATTATATGTCTTGTTGCTCCCGCAAGCGTTCGGCGACGGACTCCCACAGGGGTATCGGAGGCGGGGATTGCAGGGGTTTTTATCCGCCGACTGCAAATCTCGGTATCATGACTGAGGCGGGCCAGACCGGACTCGCGGAGTTCGGCGGCGACTCCGAGGAGACCGACGACCGGCCGGACGAAGAGGCGGTTGCCATCGCCGGCAACGGCGGGTCCGACGCTGCGGAGGTGATCGACGTCGTCGAGGAGACCCTCCCCGAACCCGAGGGCGACCTCGAACTCGCCGTGATGCAGGTCGACTACACGATCGCCGGCTACGGCGACGAGGAACGACCGATCATGCACGTTTTCGGGCGCACGCCCGAGGGCGAACTCGAGCACGTGCAGGTCGTCGGCTTCAAACCGTACTTCTACGCGCCGACGGAGACGCTCGAGCGGCCGCCCGAAGAGCAGTACGACCGGTTGACCGGCAGTCGAGAGTACGGCGAGGACGGCGAACCCTACGAGAGCATTCGCGGCGAGAAACTCACCAAGATCTTCGGCCAGACGCCGCGAGACGTCGGGCAGATCCGTGACGACTTCGAGCACTACGAGGCCGACATCCTGTTCCCCAACCGGTTTCTGATCGACAAGGACGTCCGGAGCGGTATCCGGGTGCCGAAACGGCGCGCCGACGACGACTCGCTGGTCGTCCCCCACGACGAGGTCGAGGCGACCGACGTGCAGGCCGACCCGCGGATCAACACGTTCGACATTGAGGTCGACGACCGCTCGGGATTCCCCGAGGACGGCGAGGAACCGATCGTCTGCCTCACCAGCCACGACTCCTACCGGGACGAGTACCTCATGTGGCTCTACGAGGCCCCGATCGGCGACGGCGAGATTCCGACCGAGATCACGGAGTACGAGCCGATCGAGAACGAGATCGACCACGAAGTACGATGCTTCGAGGAGGAAGAAGCCATGCTCGAGGCCTTCATCGAGTACGTCGAGACCACCGATCCCGACGTGCTCACGGGTTGGAACTTCGAGGACTTCGACGCGCCGTACTTCCTCGACCGTCTCGAGGAACTCGCGGGGCCCCACCACGAGTACGACCTCTCGATCGACCGGCTCTCGCGGGTCGACGAGGTCTGGCGCAGCAACTGGGGCGGTCCCGACATCAAGGGACGGATCGTCTTCGACCTGCTGTACGGCTACCAGCGGATGGTCTTCTCCGAACTGGACTCCTACCGGCTCGACGCCGTCGGGGAGGAAGAGCTGGGCGTCGGCAAGGAACGGTACGCCGGCGACATCGGCGACCTCTGGGAGGGCGATCCCACCCAGTTGCTCGAGTATAACTTGCGGGACGTCGAGCTCTGCGTCGAACTCGACCGCCAGCAGGAGATCATCGCGTTCTGGGACGAAGTGCGGTCGTTCGTCGGCTGCAAACTCGAGGACGCGCCGACGCCGGGCGACGCGGTCGACATGTACGTCCTCCACGAGGCCTACGGGCGGTTCGCCCTTCCCTCGAAGGGCCAACAGGAGGCCGGTGAAGAGTACGAGGGCGGAGCGGTGTTCGAGCCGATCACGGGTGTCAAGGAGAACGTCACCGTGCTCGACCTGAAGTCGCTGTACCCGATGTGCATGACGACGATCAACGCCTCGCCGGAGACCAAGGTCGATCCCGACGAGTACGACGGGGAGACCTACGTCGCGCCGATCGGCGACGACGAGATTCACTTCCGCAAGGAACCGGACGGCGTCATGCGCGAGATGATCACCGAACTGCTGGCCGAGCGTGAGGAGAAGAAGGAGCTGCGAAACGAGCACGAACCCGGGAGCCTCGAGTACGAGCAGTACGACCGCCAGCAGGGCGCGGTCAAGGTCATCATGAACTCGCTGTATGGGGTCTCGGGCTGGGAGCAGTTCAGACTCTACGACAAGGAGGCGGCGTCCGCGATCACCGCGACCGGCCGCGAAGTGATCGAGTTCACCGACGCGGCCGCACAGGAGCTGGACTATCAGGTCACGTACGGGGACACGGACAGCGTCATGCTCGAGCTCGGCCCCGACGTCTCGAAAGAGGACGCGCTCGAGCAGTCTTTCGAGATTGAGGAGTACATCAACGGCCGCTACGACGACTTCGCGCGCGACGATCTGAACGCCGAGGAACACCGCTTCCAGATCGAGTTCGAGAAGCTCTATCGACGATTCTTCCAGGCCGGGAAGAAGAAACGCTACGCGGGCCACATCACCTGGAAAGAGGGGAAGGACGTCAACGACGTCGACATCGTCGGCTTCGAGTACCAGCGCTCGGACATCGCGCCGATCACCAAGGAGGTCCAGCACCGAGTCATCGAGATGATCGTCCGCGAGGGCGACATCGAGGGGGCGAAGGAGTATGTCAACGGCGTCATCGAGGACGTGCTGGCCGGCGAGATCTCCCTCGAGAACATCGCGATTCCGGGCGGGATCGGCAAGCGACTGGACAACTACGACACCGATACGGCACAGGTCAGGGGAGCGAAGTACGCCAACCTGCTGCTCGGCACCAACTTCCAGCGCGGGAGCAAACCCAAGCGGCTCTACCTCGACCGCGTCGATCCCTCCTTCTTCGAGCGTCTCGAGGAAGAGGAGGGGTTCGACGCCCGCACCGATCCCCTCTACGGCGCGTTCAAGCGCGATCCGGACGTTATCTGTTTCGAGTACGAGGACCAGATCCCCGAGGAGTTCGCGGTCGACTACGACAAGATGCTCGAGAAGACGCTCCAGGGGCCGATCGAACGAATCCTCGAGGCGCTGGATATCTCGTGGGACGAAGTGAAAAGCGGGCAAGAGCAGAAAGGACTCGACTCGTTCATGTGAGCTGGGCGCCCAGTGGCGCCCGAATTCGTTCGTCGGAACCGGCAATATCGACGACTTCAGCCCCTTTCCTCATCCGTCCCGTCACAGCGACTGGAGCCGTGTAACGGCTCTCCAGTCGGATCTCGCTGGTCACATTCGGTCCTCGTTTGAGAGACAGTTGAACTGAAATAGACGGGCCGTATCGCGGCTCAGTGTCGGATAACCTGAACAGTGGTTTCCGAATCAGAAACTTATTTTGACTCTGAGAGACTGTATCCAATTGGATACGAAACCGTTATCAGTCATACGACCCACTGTTCAGACGACAGAATACTATGGCACGCCTCGAACTAACCAATCTGCATGCGGAAGTGGCGGAGGGCGACGAGACCATCCTCGAGGGCGTCAACCTCGAGGTCCAGTCGGGCGAGATCCACGCCCTGATGGGAC includes these proteins:
- a CDS encoding DUF7322 domain-containing protein, producing the protein MVFDRTENEPEEWDPEEDLYDAESDGLTVPQVSTGDDGPDDDLSDLADAIDPPTVSTAETDVPSDVLQTFWALVLVLNAAVLVASLGLLLIVFEGELLRGGVLVAAGVVLFGFAGRRYGQFQRDGGADTADEPDTGDGTDTAIDTGTDGGTEADAGPTESRSADAAETTSGGVPQDRSPDPNDSP
- the mre11 gene encoding DNA double-strand break repair protein Mre11 → MTRVIHTGDTHIGYQQYNSPERRRDFLEAFRSVVEDAVADDVDAVIHAGDLFHDRRPDLVDLQGTVDILRTLSDADIPFLAVVGNHESKRDAQWLDLFADLGLATRLGADPIVVDDVAFYGLDFVPRSRREDLTYDFDAVPADADHASLVSHGLFEPFAHADWDTETVLAESTVDFDAVLLGDNHKPDTVEVLDTWVTYCGSTERASASEREDRGYNLVDFEADGAVGISRRGLSSTREFVFVDVELEEDEGIDRVQERVRQHELADAVVIVTVEGEGRPIAPAAIEELAIDRGALVARVNDRRELPDEDEDVSVSFANPDDAVRERVREMGLSNAALEIDETVRSGDLADSNVRDSVERRVRDLLEDDESAFEPAPEREPSDEDVTTVADQLAEGTDSAADSAADTEPNGAAEPAETAANGGADPADVADTERAAADADSEEPADADDPADPTEDDAATGSADDADDADADTASLGDFA
- a CDS encoding DUF7346 family protein, producing MKTVEDDTGKRYLLLKQSDSASLVRDPKNGNECYIQNDRLEAVGEESALETAARSVSDPVLTLLTNVHDEETLGLLVELSERGALGVRTLLDGYDFCESDLHGRLTVLSAAGLLEETEVTGERGYRLTEDCETALETIRPSIGSGTETTGDGS
- the rad50 gene encoding DNA double-strand break repair ATPase Rad50 — encoded protein: MRVDRVRLLNFKCYGDADLTLERGVTVVHGVNGSGKSSLLEAVFFALYGSKALDERTLDDVITTGEEEAEVELWFTHDGREYRVERRLKLRGDRATTTKCVLETPTETIEGARDVRREVTELLRMDAEAFVNCAYVRQGEVNKLIHASPSDRQDMIDDLLQLGALEDYRERASEARLGVKTVLNGQREVLEDVRNQVQQKEEKDLHERLNSLESRRTDVADEIEHYETQREQARETLETAADVLERHEETREEIADLADEIEELRSKISETERKREDASDELSELRERREALADERAELLETVDLGDDPDGEAVQSRIADLEARDEELRDELEDVRVTITEGTNEIERLREEADDLEAQAESAREEADELDERIEADEETIADREAKLEELDEEIEAARATFDDAPVEFGAAASHLDDLETEREELVSEINDVTADIRTAENAIEEGERLLEEGKCPECGQPVEDSPHVDVLDERREELADLESEREGLEAERDDIDDRIDRAEGLREAERRVDRLEENRDNIEQLLAEKRETLADRRDQCDQLRADAEEYAADAEEKRSAAAEREDEVADARAELGEINTERGELSETLESLERVSAIADERASLESEIETLRERRRDWQEMNDERRETLSAKRDRKRDLESEFDEDRVDTAREDKANAETYIEQVDDKLDELEDQRTEIQNAIGAVENELAELERLRDRLETVEDRCDRLESLYEEAETLQTTYGELRAELRQRNVETLERLLNETFDLVYQNDSYAAIDLDGDYRLTVYQKDGEALEPEQLSGGERALFNLSLRCAIYRLLAEGVEGTAPMPPLILDEPTVFLDSGHVTQLVSLVESMRDLGVEQIVVVSHDEELVGAADSLVRVEKDATSNRSRLERGEPPEAELLASD
- a CDS encoding DUF7331 family protein, translating into MIDVSTHVNDDATDRSEPSSEPAGTATIESYETEDGIVFYDAQNPLAWVETSRTLTLEDLA
- a CDS encoding DNA-directed DNA polymerase — translated: MTEAGQTGLAEFGGDSEETDDRPDEEAVAIAGNGGSDAAEVIDVVEETLPEPEGDLELAVMQVDYTIAGYGDEERPIMHVFGRTPEGELEHVQVVGFKPYFYAPTETLERPPEEQYDRLTGSREYGEDGEPYESIRGEKLTKIFGQTPRDVGQIRDDFEHYEADILFPNRFLIDKDVRSGIRVPKRRADDDSLVVPHDEVEATDVQADPRINTFDIEVDDRSGFPEDGEEPIVCLTSHDSYRDEYLMWLYEAPIGDGEIPTEITEYEPIENEIDHEVRCFEEEEAMLEAFIEYVETTDPDVLTGWNFEDFDAPYFLDRLEELAGPHHEYDLSIDRLSRVDEVWRSNWGGPDIKGRIVFDLLYGYQRMVFSELDSYRLDAVGEEELGVGKERYAGDIGDLWEGDPTQLLEYNLRDVELCVELDRQQEIIAFWDEVRSFVGCKLEDAPTPGDAVDMYVLHEAYGRFALPSKGQQEAGEEYEGGAVFEPITGVKENVTVLDLKSLYPMCMTTINASPETKVDPDEYDGETYVAPIGDDEIHFRKEPDGVMREMITELLAEREEKKELRNEHEPGSLEYEQYDRQQGAVKVIMNSLYGVSGWEQFRLYDKEAASAITATGREVIEFTDAAAQELDYQVTYGDTDSVMLELGPDVSKEDALEQSFEIEEYINGRYDDFARDDLNAEEHRFQIEFEKLYRRFFQAGKKKRYAGHITWKEGKDVNDVDIVGFEYQRSDIAPITKEVQHRVIEMIVREGDIEGAKEYVNGVIEDVLAGEISLENIAIPGGIGKRLDNYDTDTAQVRGAKYANLLLGTNFQRGSKPKRLYLDRVDPSFFERLEEEEGFDARTDPLYGAFKRDPDVICFEYEDQIPEEFAVDYDKMLEKTLQGPIERILEALDISWDEVKSGQEQKGLDSFM